In Pseudanabaena yagii GIHE-NHR1, the following proteins share a genomic window:
- a CDS encoding pentapeptide repeat-containing protein — MGVNALEVDQLLELYRQGQRNFSNIDLSNAQLRSVTLIGIDLRGSTLNKADLSSANLIDANLTGANLIETNLRGALLRGGNFSDADLSWANLTWSNSSNTKFIRANLSVTNFSGANLIEADFTGSIMKGSNLRGTNLRGAILKNLRTCADTEFTGVRNLDDRTRLYLCTIASGTHPFTKNDSRQTLGCPI, encoded by the coding sequence GTGGGAGTAAATGCCTTGGAAGTCGATCAACTATTAGAACTATACAGACAGGGACAACGTAACTTCTCTAATATAGATCTGAGTAACGCTCAATTACGCAGTGTGACTCTCATTGGTATTGATTTACGTGGATCTACTTTGAATAAAGCTGATCTTAGTAGCGCTAATTTGATTGATGCAAACTTAACAGGGGCTAATTTGATCGAGACTAACCTAAGAGGTGCATTACTGAGAGGCGGCAATTTCTCCGATGCTGATTTAAGTTGGGCAAATTTAACTTGGTCAAATTCATCAAACACCAAATTTATTCGCGCTAACTTAAGCGTCACTAATTTCAGTGGCGCTAATTTGATCGAAGCAGATTTTACTGGCTCAATTATGAAAGGCTCCAACTTACGCGGTACAAATTTGCGTGGGGCAATCTTAAAGAATTTGAGGACTTGTGCGGATACGGAGTTTACGGGTGTACGAAACCTAGACGATCGCACTAGGTTATATCTTTGTACGATCGCTAGTGGCACGCATCCATTTACTAAAAACGACAGTAGGCAGACCCTCGGCTGTCCCATCTAA